One region of Papaver somniferum cultivar HN1 unplaced genomic scaffold, ASM357369v1 unplaced-scaffold_131, whole genome shotgun sequence genomic DNA includes:
- the LOC113332445 gene encoding dnaJ homolog subfamily B member 13-like yields the protein MNQAAAPRKDPAIETTLPCSLEDLYKGTPKKMKISREIADASGNTLPVEEILTIDIKPGWKKGTKITFPEKGNEKLHSLLPTDLVFVIDEKPHSTFTREGNDLVVTERMSLVDALTWSYTTIHLTTLDGRTLRIPITNVIHPTHEETVPGEGMPLHSDPSRKGNLRIKFHIEFPTRLTAEQKAGIKRLLAP from the exons ATGAATCAGGCGGCGGCTCCTCGTAAGGATCCTGCAATAGAGACTACGCTACCTTGTAGCCTTGAGGATCTCTATAAAGGTACccccaagaagatgaagatatctaGGGAAATTGCTGATGCCAGCGG GAATACGCTGCCTGTGGAGGAGATTCTGACCATTGACATCAAACCCGGTTGGAAGAAGGGGACAAAAATCACATTCCCAGAAAAGGGTAAT gaaaaacttcacagtctcttgccaacgg ATTTGGTCTTTGTCATCGATGAGAAACCACATAGTACATTTACTAGAGAAGGAAATGATCTGGTCGTCACAGAAAGAATGTCATTAGTTGATGCTCTGACATGGTCGTACACTACAATACATCTCACAACTCTTGATGGAAGGACTTTGAGGATCCCCATAACTAATGTTATTCATCCTACTCATGAAGAGACTGTTCCGGGAGAGGGAATGCCATTACACAGTGACCCATCAAGGAAGGGTAACTTGAGAATAAAGTTCCACATCGAGTTTCCAACAAGACTGACAGCCGAGCAGAAAGCCGGGATTAAGAGGTTGTTAGCCCCATAA